The Ahaetulla prasina isolate Xishuangbanna chromosome 14, ASM2864084v1, whole genome shotgun sequence genome includes a region encoding these proteins:
- the CDIP1 gene encoding cell death-inducing p53-target protein 1 isoform X1, with protein MVPLPWGGSRLASGRRPRAGIRHQRRAAAFCSRESFSPLLGDPERGAGGGGGRAGSRCQGPPSKPGPGATPTPATRPGCGGRDGLGLPECAQSASSVPLALPCTGDGGITGLPINRASPAAFRQPCRHASRHWGGLSGARGAFHESGLVPSPRGPAPLCRAPKLLARSAPQGKALQARPAEGQEESLDLSSPLKSPAGACPVTLLHPILGAHQHPSWKRRMGSPSPQVGALQSWCSPLPMLAPHPMKPCLPPSRASFPPLCQQTARCPISSLVATMCLQGHTPPWATILPLAPMPLLEGKQQLC; from the exons ATGGTCCCGCTGCCCTGGGGAGGCTCGCGGCTCGCAAGCGGCAGGCGGCCCCGGGCCGGGATCCGGCATCAGCGGCGGGCGGCGGCGTTCTGCTCGCGGGAAAGTTTCTCCCCGTTGCTAGGAGACCCGGAACGCGGCGCGGGGGGCGGAGGCGGGCGAGCCGGGAGCCGCTGCCAGGGGCCCCCGAGCAAGCCTGGCCCTGGCGCCACCCCTACGCCGGCCAcgaggcccggctgcggcggcaGGGATGGGCTCGGCCTTCCAGAGTGCGCCCAGAGCGCCTCTTCCGTGCCGCTCGCCCTCCCTTGCACCGGGGACGGCGGCATCACGGGGCTCCCGATCAACCGCGCCAGCCCCGCTGCGTTCAGACAACCATGCCGACACGCGTCTCGGCACTGGGGGGGGCTTTCCGGCGCGCGGGGGGCGTTTCACGAATCTGGATTGGTCCCGTCGCCCCGAGGCCCCGCCCCGCTCTGCCGGGCTCCGAAGCTGCTCGCTCGTTCCGCTCCGCAG GGCAAAGCCCTTCAGGCCAGGCCAGCAGAGGGGCAGGAGGAAAGCCTCGATTTGTCCTCTCCCCTGAAGTCACCAGCAGGAG catGTCCAGTGACCCTCCTCCACCCTATCCTGGGGGCCCATCAGCACCCCTCCTGGAAGAGAAGGATGGGTTCCCCTTCCCCGCAG GTAGGAGCCCTCCAGTCATGGTGCAGCCCCCTTCCGATGTTGGCCCCCCACCCTATGAAGCCATGCCTCCCCCCCAGCCGGGCTTCATTCCCACCCCTGTGCCAGCAGACAGCTCGATGCCCTATTTCCTCCCTG GTGGCTACTATGTGCCTCCAGGGCCACACGCCCCCTTGGGCTACCATCCTCCCACTGGCCCCTATGCCCCTGCTGGAGGGCAAACAGCAACTGTGCTAG
- the CDIP1 gene encoding cell death-inducing p53-target protein 1 isoform X3, producing MVPLPWGGSRLASGRRPRAGIRHQRRAAAFCSRESFSPLLGDPERGAGGGGGRAGSRCQGPPSKPGPGATPTPATRPGCGGRDGLGLPECAQSASSVPLALPCTGDGGITGLPINRASPAAFRQPCRHASRHWGGLSGARGAFHESGLVPSPRGPAPLCRAPKLLARSAPQGKALQARPAEGQEESLDLSSPLKSPAGACPVTLLHPILGAHQHPSWKRRMGSPSPQVRLCLWPVTHLVTVLSM from the exons ATGGTCCCGCTGCCCTGGGGAGGCTCGCGGCTCGCAAGCGGCAGGCGGCCCCGGGCCGGGATCCGGCATCAGCGGCGGGCGGCGGCGTTCTGCTCGCGGGAAAGTTTCTCCCCGTTGCTAGGAGACCCGGAACGCGGCGCGGGGGGCGGAGGCGGGCGAGCCGGGAGCCGCTGCCAGGGGCCCCCGAGCAAGCCTGGCCCTGGCGCCACCCCTACGCCGGCCAcgaggcccggctgcggcggcaGGGATGGGCTCGGCCTTCCAGAGTGCGCCCAGAGCGCCTCTTCCGTGCCGCTCGCCCTCCCTTGCACCGGGGACGGCGGCATCACGGGGCTCCCGATCAACCGCGCCAGCCCCGCTGCGTTCAGACAACCATGCCGACACGCGTCTCGGCACTGGGGGGGGCTTTCCGGCGCGCGGGGGGCGTTTCACGAATCTGGATTGGTCCCGTCGCCCCGAGGCCCCGCCCCGCTCTGCCGGGCTCCGAAGCTGCTCGCTCGTTCCGCTCCGCAG GGCAAAGCCCTTCAGGCCAGGCCAGCAGAGGGGCAGGAGGAAAGCCTCGATTTGTCCTCTCCCCTGAAGTCACCAGCAGGAG catGTCCAGTGACCCTCCTCCACCCTATCCTGGGGGCCCATCAGCACCCCTCCTGGAAGAGAAGGATGGGTTCCCCTTCCCCGCAGGTGAGGCTCTGTTTGTGGCCTGTTACCCACCTGGTCACTGTTCTCTCCATGTGA
- the CDIP1 gene encoding cell death-inducing p53-target protein 1 isoform X2, producing MGSAFQSAPRAPLPCRSPSLAPGTAASRGSRSTAPAPLRSDNHADTRLGTGGGFPARGGRFTNLDWSRRPEAPPRSAGLRSCSLVPLRSMSSDPPPPYPGGPSAPLLEEKDGFPFPAGRSPPVMVQPPSDVGPPPYEAMPPPQPGFIPTPVPADSSMPYFLPGGYYVPPGPHAPLGYHPPTGPYAPAGGQTATVLVPSGTATTVTVLQGEIFQAAPVPTVCPHCQQAITTKITHEIGLMNFLLGFFCCFIGCTLGCCFIPCLIDEFKDVTHTCPNCKAYIYTYKHMC from the exons ATGGGCTCGGCCTTCCAGAGTGCGCCCAGAGCGCCTCTTCCGTGCCGCTCGCCCTCCCTTGCACCGGGGACGGCGGCATCACGGGGCTCCCGATCAACCGCGCCAGCCCCGCTGCGTTCAGACAACCATGCCGACACGCGTCTCGGCACTGGGGGGGGCTTTCCGGCGCGCGGGGGGCGTTTCACGAATCTGGATTGGTCCCGTCGCCCCGAGGCCCCGCCCCGCTCTGCCGGGCTCCGAAGCTGCTCGCTCGTTCCGCTCCGCAG catGTCCAGTGACCCTCCTCCACCCTATCCTGGGGGCCCATCAGCACCCCTCCTGGAAGAGAAGGATGGGTTCCCCTTCCCCGCAG GTAGGAGCCCTCCAGTCATGGTGCAGCCCCCTTCCGATGTTGGCCCCCCACCCTATGAAGCCATGCCTCCCCCCCAGCCGGGCTTCATTCCCACCCCTGTGCCAGCAGACAGCTCGATGCCCTATTTCCTCCCTG GTGGCTACTATGTGCCTCCAGGGCCACACGCCCCCTTGGGCTACCATCCTCCCACTGGCCCCTATGCCCCTGCTGGAGGGCAAACAGCAACTGTGCTAGTGCCATCAGGCACCGCAACCACTGTGACGGTCCTGCAGGGCGAGATATTCCAGGCTGCTCCTGTCCCAACAGTGTGCCCACACTGCCAGCAGgccatcaccaccaaaatcacTCATGAAATTGGCCTCATGAACTTTCTCCTTGGCTTCTTCTGCTGCTTTATCGG gTGCACTCTGGGCTGCTGCTTCATCCCCTGTCTGATTGATGAATTTAAGGATGTGACCCACACCTGTCCCAACTGCAAGGCCTACATCTACACCTACAAGCACATGTGCTAG